The Salvelinus fontinalis isolate EN_2023a chromosome 13, ASM2944872v1, whole genome shotgun sequence DNA segment tctggctgggccactcaagctcattcagagacttgtcccgaagccactcctgcgttgttttggctttgtgcttagggtcgttgtcctgttggaaggggaaccttcgctccagtctgaggtcctgagtgctctggagcaggttttcgtcaaggatctctctgtactttgctctgttcatctttccctcgatcctgactggcatgatgctgccaccacaatgcttcacgtagggatgttgccagtttcctccatacgtgacgcttggcattcaggacaaagagttcaatcttggtttcatcagaccagagaatcttgtttctcttggcctgagagtcctttaggtaccttttggcaaactccaagcgggctgtcatgttttatgaaggagtggcttccgtctggccattctaccataaaggcctgattggtggagtgctgcagagatggttgtccttctggaaggttctcccatctccacagaggaactctggagctctgtcggagtgcaccaggttcttggtcacctccctgaccaaggcccttctcccctgattgctcagtgtggatgggcggccagctctagtaagagtcttggtgtttccaaagttcttccatttaagaatgatggaggccactgtgttcttggggaccttcaatgctgcatacttttttttggtacccttccccagatctgtgcctggacacaatcctgtctcggagcactacggacaatttcttcgacctcatggcttggtttttgctctgacatgcactgtcaactgtgggaccttattgaGACagatgtgtgtctttccaaattatgtccaatcaattgaattgaactcaggtggactccaatcaagttgtagaaacatctcaaggatgatcaatggaaacaggatgtacctgagctcaatttcaagtctcatagcaaagggtctgaatacttatgtaaataaggtatctgtttttatttttaatacatttgcaaaaaaattctaaaaacctatttttgcttcgtcattacgTGTAGATCGATGAGACcatatactattctatcctatgtattcttcagatatactacatattctatctatatactgtccataatgtcaaTACATTCCACCATGTTTATTCTTGTATATTGttaagatattactgcactgttggcgctaggatcacaagcatttcgctacaccctgtttttgctttgtcattatgtgtgtaaattgatgaggacaaaaaaatatatttaagcaattttagaataaggctgtaatgtaacagaatATCGAAAAAGGGAATGGGTCTGGAAACcatttcgaatgcactgtatagtgtgtatatagggcATGCTGGGTCTGTAATGACACAATTCTCAATACTATTCGCAACCATGTTTATCTTCATATTGGACCGCCATCTAGTGGCATAAGGTCTGCTCCAACTCTGCTACAGAGACACAGGCAGTATTCTCAGCTCCCTCAGCAATTACAGAAGCTTATTGGTTTGATCCACAGTGAAggtgctctcctcttctctagtgTCAGACTGCATTGTCACAGTACTGGAGCTCTGAGGCATGGGCCCCAGGGACGAGAACAAAACACATGACCTGGTCAAAAAAGTTTGATGTTCCAAAGAGAGATGAATGATTCTATAATAACTTCCTCCAAAATCGGAAATGAACGTATACTGTACCAACACCAAACTTGCCAAtagcatatatacagtagattgtCTGTGAACATCATGGAAATAAAGTGAAGATGCTGAAATGTTAGcgagacaaaaaaatatattttttactgtTAAACCTTTATTTCTGGCTATTGCATTTTGTACACATTCAGTGgcaagaaagaaaggagagaaaacACTGGTTTGGCAAACTAATGTGTCCACATCACATTCACAAATCCCACTTTGCAAAGCAGTCAAACTAGTGAGATTTCAGTGCATGGAAGACTAGACTCGTATTACAGTGACAAAAACAAAAAGGTACAGCACATAGGATATGTGCTAAAGTAAGGTGTGTCGTGTAAGAGAAGCAGAATTGTCTGCAAGGACACAGATACTGATGTGAACAATAACGCAGCGTTCAAAAAGCCCAGGCACTTGAAGCATGTGCAAATAGCTAGTGCAGTGCCAGTGGGAGCTGTGCGTGGGAGCAATAAGAGCATTCGAATTAAACAGGAAGAGAATGGGAAGCAGCTAATGACATCATCAACTAGACATATTTAACCCATCTACATGTTATTTTCATTCTGCACATACCATACACTAACATCAACAAACTATCAACTGACTAACTCCTATCAGGACACGTGATGGTAGTGTGTATCAGAAAACCCTGGTCCATTTCAAGTGCTATTTTCAGTTAGTCATTTTCTTGTCCCGAAACATTTAGTTAGTTAATTTGATTTGACTACCATAACTATCTCATTCGTTCACCACCTGATCTTATGATCTAAATAGCTTTTCTATAATTTGGGCTTGTCCTAAACCAGCCTCAATTTCAGCGTGGTCTTCTAGACTCTGATCTCATTCACAGTGATTGGAGGTTTTTTTGAGGACAAAGATCTAGAATGACCTCCATGATGAGTCCTAAAATAAATTGCAACAAGAATTTGTACATCTGCAAAGCATATGAAAGGCTTTAACTTGTAATAACCTGTAGAATTATTTCCAAAATAATGTTATGGTGCAGTGAAAGTACAATTTGATCAATCATTTTTTGGCAAGATACATCTGTAAGCAATTCCACTTAATAATTTTCTAAAAAATAACattacaaaatgttgaatatattTGTTGCCTATGGATTTAATACATCATTACAATAACTAAGAATGTGCCATGTGAAGCTGAATATCAAAACATTTAACACAGTCATGACATGTCTTGACCTTTCAAAGGCTAATCAGCCATCGGTAATTATGCAATACAGGGGATATCACGAAGTGTAATGTTTCCTTTGATATACAATTTAGCTGAGCTCAAGCTTCTACTGTGTGAAATCTACAAGAACATGTGGGAATGAGAAAATATAAACAAAACCTTCCAACTAGAGAGAGCATCAGATTTCTTTGCATCTATGAAAGGTTTCTTAATACTTTGAGATTGAAATAAAAGGCAAGAGTTGATCATCAACCAATTATTGAATAGTTACAACATACCACCTGACATGTAAATATCTTAGCCAATCAATAGCATGGGATTGTCAACTTCCAACTTTCATTTCCATTTCATCCATTATCTTAATGGTAATTCAGAGGAAATCCTTAAAGGTAAAATAGGCAGAAatcactctgccatttcctggttactAAAATTATAATAGTTgccctaatttcagtttatgtgcaAAAACAAGTGTtgataatcattgtaccatctaaaatgctgcgatttttcttttttttcaagTACAAAAATAATGTATAATCAGCTCTTTatagctggtgtacaaaaccaaacgTAAAAGATACAAAAAGAAACTTAAGCACGGgacgcatagaaatagcgcacatagaacagatccaCAGTTTCTTATACTTTTAATGAGAATGACatatcacatttctatgtgaatttggttgggtcacccaaaaagttacatacaaTACTGCAGCTTTAAGTGCCCCAGAATCCGGGGCTGTGAGCCAAATACACACTCTGATTACGGTAGTGTTGGCCTTACTTTTCACCCCCCCACTATCTTCTCAATGCTACAGGGATACTACCATGGGAATGGGTGATCATGTCCTAAAGAGATTCACAAAGGCTGTGTTTGCAAACTTGTCTGTCGCCCCttcattaaagaccaaaattggttaatgaaaattgtaatgaataaaaaaagtataccagtttcatttacggagcaaaaaatatacactgaacaaaaatatcaaatatcaaagcaacatgtaaaatgtttgtcccatgtttcattatcTTAAATAAAATATCTAatatgttccatatgcacaaaaagcttatttctctcaaatgttgtgcacaaatttgtttacattcctattagtgtgcatttctcctttgccaagataatccatctacttgacaggtgtggcattcaagaagctgattaaacagcatgatcattacacaggtgcaccttgtgctgtggacaataaaaggccactctaaaatgggcagttttgtcacacaaaagaatgccacagatgtctcaagttttgaaggagtatgcaattggcatgctgactgcaggaatgtccaacagagctgttgccagataatttaatgttaatttctctaccataagccgcttccaacGTAATTACAGAGAATTAGACGGTACATCCAACTAGCCTCACAGCCGcacaccacgtgtaaccacgccacctgcgcgatcgtctgagaccagccaccagccacctggacagctgatgaaactgaggagtatttctgtctgtaatcaagcccttttgtggagaaaaacgTATTCTGATTGGTTGGGCATGGCTCCCCAGTGTGTGGGCTTGGCTCCCAactgggtgggcctatgccctcccaggcccacacaTGGCTGTGCACCTGCCGAGGCATGTAAAATCCATAGGACTAATGAATTCATGGTTCATGAACTGATACATAAAATGACGCTGGATTCAAAACTTAGTTAAATAATTGAAATTAttatacaaccatcccagctctgcagattttgctgtgaagagacaagacaactattgtaaaatatactgtgtccgtaaaatatatataggttcagaacttttgtgaagcaGCACAGTTTAAAattatatggcaaataaaaaatCTAAACTGGATGGTCtttagagatagatgggaggagttgagggtagctgaaggatgggagaaaaataaacaaaatataactattataaaatatactgtgtccgtaaaatgtatatagtgtgtataaactggaagtagatgcctaagtgttgttgtccactAGTTTACtcaaattaggggaggggtggtagtgtTAGGGTAAAATAATAACGGATAATATTTACAAAAaagggggattggaaatgatgcagacaattacattgacggAAGCCACAATCTTTCAGCAATATTAAAGCTGtattcccccccccaaaaaggctGATTTACACAAAGGCTGCTATGAAATAATctgattgtttaaaaaaaaacgattagtggaaaaatatcaaaattggactgcctgtgtaaacatAGCCATTGTGAATCTCTTTAGGACATGACCACCCATTCCAGTACTAGCATCCCTGAGCCAAAGGGCTGATAAGAGCCTGAAAGTTCTGAAAGTTTGACTGATATAAAGAAATAGTTTTGATAGGATTCTCACCTGACACCCCAAAAGCAAAGCCTAAAGTATAGAGAATAGATCATACAGAATAAGATCTAGTCTGATGGATCAGTTTTTGAAGTGATCATTGAAGTGGTCAGAAAACAGTGAATATGGAGCCACAGCCTCCAACGTACCACTGTTTCACACTCATTACACATTGACTATGATCTCAGTAAATTGTAGTTATTATTGTGTACTATAATAATGATATGAATATCTGTTTAAAAACATGTAATAACATCTAGCTATCTGTACATTGAaaggaggtcagggagagaggagacccgtAGTTACAGGAAGTGACATCACAAGGGACAGAAGAAATAGCCCGGTATGGAACATCACGCTGAGGGCTGAACAGATTGGAAGAATTCCTAGACAGACAAAAACAGACCATCAGATTTAAACACGTGTACACAAACACAACAAACAAACCCTTGTAACAAAGAAAATTGCATTTAGAAAAATGATAATATTGTCTACCACATCAAAGAGTCATTATTGAAAGATTGTGTCATCACACTTCTCTCTCAGTTATACTTAGCTACTAGTTTTTGATTTCATACTTATTTTCCAGACTAAAATGACTCAAATGTCTTTCGAAATACACACTTCATCTGCATGGATGTGCAATAACACAGGAACAAATAGGTCTACATGTACAACAAGAGATCCACAAAGAGAATTTTGCTTGGAAATACTTTCATAATACTTATCTACCCTACTACCTATTTGTTTGAGTAAATTCATATCTTTGGGCAACCCACTGAACAACTCCAATGCTGTATATGTTTGCATTTTTCCCAATCgtttatgtatgtatatgtatatgtttgcaccatcaACTATGTtgactcccctcccctctccgatCTTAGTTGTCCTTCCTCCTGCTCATCCCTGTACTCATCCCTGATGACTCACGCTGGTGTACAGCCATGCTGTTCTCCTTCCAGGTAGACCCCTGGTACACCCTGCAGGTGTAGGTGTAGGGCTTATCGTCCGCCATCGGAGCCCAGGTGAGGCGACACACGGTGGGGTTGACCAGGCTCACGTTGGCCCTCCTTCGGTTGTCTGTGGACACCAGGGATACAGCGTTGGGGTAGGTGCTGCCCACCTATTGTGAATTAGATTTTTTTCTTAATGTATTTGCTTCAGTGTTCCACTATGGTTATTTTCAGCAGCGGTGGCAAAGTTAGTGTGGTAGTGGACATTTTAAAGCtcatttcttgcaattctacacattttgttatgggGCGTAGAGAACATTTTAAAGTTTCAAaagtaatttcctgcaattctacacattttgccacgtGGCAGATGCTAttcttatgctatctgagtgactcaaacattataacaaaatcaatgggggcctcaTGACATTTTTGGTATTTCAGATTCTCACTGTCTGTCTAGTTTTTCcctttggtgattgttagttctcaaagatgatcttattttttaaatatattatatattactcCATTtctcacaccctgatcagtttcacctctTCGTTATTGTCCACTCCCTCCTTGTTTTCCCCAGTggatttatccctgtgtttcctgtctctctgtgccagttcgtcttgcatgcttccaagtcaaccagcgtttttccagttctcctgctttttgctattctcctttttctagtcctcccagttttgacccttgcctgtttctggactccgtacccgcctgcctgaccattctgcctgccttgaccacgagcctgtctgccattctgtacctcctagactctgatctggttttgacctttttgcctgtccacgaccattctcttgcctccccctttggattaataaacattgtaagactccaaccatctgcctcctgtgtctgcatttgggtctcgccttgtgccttgataccattatattttctacatactttatatctggtttagTCGGGAAGATTAAGGTTAAAtgcattaaataaataatttaattaATGAATAaatatacactgaatgtacaaaatattaggaacaccttcctaatattgagttgcaccccttttgccctcagatcagcctcaattcgttgaggcatggactctacaaggcgtcgaaagcattccatagggatgctggcccattttgactccaatgcttcccacagttggctggatggtggacccttcttgatacacacgggaaacggttgagcatgaaaaacccagcagcgttgcagttcttgatacactcaaaccagtgcgtccgcctggcacctactacaatacccagttcaaaggcacttcaatcttgcccattcaccctctgaatggcacacacacaatccatgtctcaattgtctcaaggcttacaaatccttctttaacctgcctcctccccttcatctacactgattgaaattgatttaacaagtgacatctataagggataatagctttcacctggattcacctggtcagtctttgatatggaaatagcaggtgttcctcgtgtttttacactcagtgtaaataaagaaagagaaaaataagAGAACGAAAATCTATCAAAAACAATCAAATCCCACCAGTCGGCTGTCCTGCTTGTACTCGCAGTAGGGGCCTAGGTGTGCAGGGTTGTCTTCCACGGGGAACTCGCAGTCCACCCGCAGGTTGCGCTCCATGTAGGTGAGGCAGGGGTACATCTGAGGACCCCGGGGAGTCCAGAAGAACCCAGATGTTGTGGAGACCAATGCTAGGACACACCGAATAAGAGGCAATAAGAGACATCCCTGGGACTCACATCACAGGATGC contains these protein-coding regions:
- the si:ch211-215c18.3 gene encoding uncharacterized protein si:ch211-215c18.3, which produces MESHLSATAYLVLALVSTTSGFFWTPRGPQMYPCLTYMERNLRVDCEFPVEDNPAHLGPYCEYKQDSRLVGSTYPNAVSLVSTDNRRRANVSLVNPTVCRLTWAPMADDKPYTYTCRVYQGSTWKENSMAVHQRILPICSALSVMFHTGLFLLSLVMSLPVTTGLLSP